AGGATCAGGCCAGAAACCTGGcaagttgaatttgttaTCTGTATCCAAACCGACGTAGTACATAACACAGATAGGTGTCAAAAGGTAAAAACCAAACTACAAAATTGTTAGCATctaatgaagaaatgaacgAACAATACAGAATAGAAATCTGTAATTTATGACTATTAAATGACTTACCTTAGCAGTTTCTAACTGTGTTCTCGTGATCCCACCTATAAATCTACGATAGTAACCCAGGTGCATTTTGGATCTAGATAGTATATGTGAATAGTATGAAAACAGAGTTcctttgaatttgaataattcCAGTAGATAAATCTCATGATGTAGAAAAATGATTTTTAGCTACACAAAAATACGCACAGAAAAATACAAACCAAAATCAGACTCCGTtaacaaaatcaaatgaGAAACTAATAGAGAACAAGTATTcatattgaaaaattgaacagttcaacttctatGAGTTTATAATATTTCATTATATATCCATCAAACATTCAATTTTCATTATGAGTAGTGACTATACGGCGATAGAGTCGGATATTCCCGCAGACACGAATCCTCCTCCCTCCTATCAGAATGTACTGGGACAGATGGAAACAGAACAAACCAATACCAATTCACAGACCACCAATGGCTCAACTGGGCCACAAACTTGGACTGACAGACTCAAGGAGTCGTCTCACCCTGTTGCTTTACTCTTTTACATGTTTTTCAGATTGGCACCAATTTTCATATACATCTTTGGCAATCTCTTCATAGGCTTGATTACtctgaagaacaagttcattcttcatttcataattttgattttgctTTTTGCTGCTGATTTCtggaatttgaagaatgtaGCTGGTAGATTGTTGGTAGGCTTGAGATGGTGGAACGAGACTAACGCAACTGAAGGCAATGTTGGCGAATTCGAAAACGTATGGGTTTTTGAAACCGCTGATCCCAACAGATACATCAACCCCATTGATAGCAAAGTGTTTTGGATTCTCTTGTATGCTCAACCAGTTGTTTGGATGGTGTTTGCCTTTTTGTGtgtgttgaagttccagttcttgtacttgttgttgataatAATAGCGATCTCGTTGTCGTTGACGAATGCAATGGCTTTTACGAAATGTGATAAGTTTGGAAAGGCTAACAATTTCGCTACTGATATCTTCTCCAGAGCAACAGGCAGCATTTTCAGCAGATTGAACCCATTTGCATCGTGATTCTAGCCCGAATGGGTATTTTTAGATTTCTTAAAGAACATTAGCTTACGCTTTAATGCACGGTCGGTCTTGAGTGCAACTGCTAAATCGGTGTGGTATATCGAAGTGTCGTTCGGCTCGTAGTAGTTGCGGGTCTTAATAATCCCATCCTGATACCTCTGTTCAAACGGAAGATTGTCAAGAATGTTGTAATCGATTCTATCCAATACTTCCTTTCGAGAAAAGAGTTGATCTCTATCCCTAAGAGGTAGGCCATACGTAGAAGACGTAGGAGAAAATGACGAAGACCAATATTCAGATTTCCAGAACCTGAAACTGAATGACAGTGGCgatttctgttcttctcttggcTTATTCTCattgaatatttcagtGAAGGTGTCTTTATtatcattatcattatcattattattcttttcattgtTTTTATTTGAAATTCGAAGAGAAGTAGGTAGAATAGAAGTATCTGGGGTTTCTGGAGATCCATATAAGTCTACGATTTCGTCTACAAGATTGTAGTCATTCGCTCTTTTTGGTTTTAACTTGAGTAGTAGAGAACGAGATTTAGAAACATTTCTTTTTGGTTCATCACATTTCAGAGCCTTTGAGCTTTCATGGGTAGACTTTAGTTGAATGGTACGAGATGAAATATCATTGTGAGAATTGACCATGCTGATGATCCCTAATCATGAATTTTGCTAGTAGTAGTCTTTACCCGCTagataattttgcaactatGTGcgaaatatttcaattcatGCTGCTGCTACAGGTTTGATATTTAGACTAATATTTACGATATAGATACAGAGTTACAAATACCTTATCATGTAGAGCACATATAACATAATCATACAGCATCGCAGGCTGATATCATTTACTATATATTATGGCTAACTAATAAAACTAACTATGTTTTCACAATGAATGTACAATTACATAAAAATATCTCTAATGCGCAATCCTGGAAAACTAAGacaattcaacaaagatTCCGTCTTGGTGGCACATTGTCAAATGCATCGACTTTGCTGGTGGGTATGGTCTGTCATCCTTGGAAACCAAGTTAGGGAAGTTTTGCAATAATCTGACAATAACATAAGAAGCTTCAGTCAATGCAAACTGCTGACCCAAACAGATTCTTGGTCCACCGTTGAAAGGAAGGTAGGCCCATCCCAATTTGTTCAAGGTGGCCCATCTTTCTGGTCTGAACACATTGGCGTCCTTACCGTAGTACTTTTCATCTCTGTGAGTACAGTAGACGGTGTAAGCAACAGTAGTACCCTTACCAACGAAAACAGGCTTTGTTCCATCCTTACCACCACCATTTGGCAATACGGTGTCCTTTGTAGAAACTCTGAAGTTGAGAGGAACAGATGGATACATTCTCAAGGCTTCGTTCAAGACGAACTTCAAATATTCACACTGCTTCAATGATTCGAAAGTGATGTCTTCGACTCTGGACTCATCACCCTTACCGAAGTGTTCGTAgatttcattcttcaacttttcgaagACGTCTGGGTTTCTGGCCAATTCGAAGAAGGTGAACGACAATAAACCAGCGGTGGTATCTCTACCAGCAACCaagatgttcaacaattgatCTTGCAACACAACTGGGTCTCTAGTTTGCTTGACCAATTCGTACAAGAAGGTGTAACCGTTGGCAGAAGCCTTTTCGAGTTCATCTGGAGTGAAATTCAAAGCTCTCTTGACGTAGTATTTAGCGACCTTGTGGACTTTAGCGTTACATTGATAGAACTCCCTGTTTTGAACGACCCAGTACATGAATTGGAGCCATGCTCTGGTACCCAAGTACTTCTGCGAAGTGTTGAAAGCATCAGCGAATTCGGATCTGCCTTGGATGTCAGTTGGAGGAGTTAAACCAATAGAAGAGTCATACAAAGAGTAGATGGACTCACCAAACAAGAATTCAGTTGAGGTATCGAGggtcaacttgaagaataatTCTTGGAGATCAAACGTCTTACCCTTGTTCAACCTGATATGCTTCATTAAAACTTGAACGTGAGGTTCCAAGGCTCTGACGTGGGCGACTTGTTCTCTGGCAAACTGAGGTCTTAACATAGATCTAGAATGCTTCCATCCTTCGCCATCCAAAGTGAAGATACCATCACCCAACAATGGGGCAAGATGGGTGTGTCTGAATCCAAGAGCATAGTCGTTAAATTTGGTAGCCAACATGGTCTTCATATTCTCTGGGTCGATGGTGAAGATAATTCTGGCAGGGCCCAAGTAGACGTGGGTAGTTCTCCTATCAGACGTCATAAAGCTTTGAGCCAAATCGACCAATCTACCTTCGTTCTTGGCTTTAAGAACTCTAGACATGATTGGGATTGCAAACCATTTAGCATCTGGAAGGAAAGGAGTCTCCTCACAACCATGCTTCCTGATGAATAACTGGATTTTGATGTAACGAGCAATACCATAGATCAAGGCAGCTCCGATCAATATCGAGTACCATTTGGTCAAGTATTCAAAAGCAAGTTCAGCGGACATTTATGAATATGCGGGGCTAATTGATATAACAATGCTGTTTGGGTAAATGTTTCTACGATAATAAGACTGTGATTTACGAGGCGAAACCAAAGACTGGATAACACGGTGACGTTGAAGTTACGGTTGTGGCTGGCTCTAGAAACGTAAACCGATGGTTGAAAGCAATAGCAAAGTAAGAAGCAAAACTACAATTCGTATGTCCTGCGATAATGTGGGGGTTGTGCCTTCATTTTATAACTTACAGAAGGTGCATGTGCAAAAACGGGAGCGATGGCATTTTGGTTGCACATCCACCCTGTCCTAACGGGAATGGCAATAAGTGGACCTTAACTCACTGTATGGAGTTTGGGTGGGAACTAAATTGATCTATACCTACAGGCTTCCGACATAGTAGCAGAAAGGTGGGGACTtttgttggacaagtttCAATAGAGGAGATGCGGCAGGAAGATCGAACAAATTTcagttgcaattgttgtCCTAATGGGggaatttgattttcatgTGAAACTGTACTGATCACTGTTGCATCTGGCGCCTGCATGGGACCCTTCCTCCGTTAGAATTGGAGCCTAAAATGAGAACATTGTGGAAAGTTTAAGTTTGAAAGTAACTGGACATTACGGCCGATGGTTAGAGTAGTTGTGGCACTATTGTCGATGCTGGTTGCGAAATCTTTTGAGTAATTGAGCTCTTCGTTATCCTTTTCTCCTTGCCTATATTTCTATGGCGGCCGGAGTTCTCGCAAAAAAGTTCATGCAGGCGAACTTTTCGTATACTCCCCACAATTCGCAGTCTGAACACGCTTCCAGGTCGTCGCTATTATTTTCGCCTAGCCACCATTGGATAACT
This Scheffersomyces stipitis CBS 6054 chromosome 3, complete sequence DNA region includes the following protein-coding sequences:
- a CDS encoding predicted protein, translated to MHSGYYRRFIGGITRTQLETAKFGFYLLTPICVMYYVGLDTDNKFNLPGFWPDPSTLNQIPKEPHEIQAEIARIRRARAEKRQRLEEKARLLGIDEDTEEVSQS
- a CDS encoding predicted protein (go_component integral to membrane), whose amino-acid sequence is MSSDYTAIESDIPADTNPPPSYQNVSGQMETEQTNTNSQTTNGSTGPQTWTDRLKESSHPVALLFYMFFRLAPIFIYIFGNLFIGLITSKNKFILHFIILILLFAADFWNLKNVAGRLLVGLRWWNETNATEGNVGEFENVWVFETADPNRYINPIDSKVFWILLYAQPVVWMVFAFLCVLKFQFLYLLLIIIAISLSLTNAMAFTKCDKFGKANNFATDIFSRATGSIFSRLNPFAS
- the CP52M gene encoding Cytochrome P450 52A13 (Alkane hydroxylase 2) (Alkane-inducible p450alk 2) (DH-ALK2) (go_process electron transport); the protein is MSAELAFEYLTKWYSILIGAALIYGIARYIKIQLFIRKHGCEETPFLPDAKWFAIPIMSRVLKAKNEGRLVDLAQSFMTSDRRTTHVYLGPARIIFTIDPENMKTMLATKFNDYALGFRHTHLAPLLGDGIFTLDGEGWKHSRSMLRPQFAREQVAHVRALEPHVQVLMKHIRLNKGKTFDLQELFFKLTLDTSTEFLFGESIYSLYDSSIGLTPPTDIQGRSEFADAFNTSQKYLGTRAWLQFMYWVVQNREFYQCNAKVHKVAKYYVKRALNFTPDELEKASANGYTFLYELVKQTRDPVVLQDQLLNILVAGRDTTAGLLSFTFFELARNPDVFEKLKNEIYEHFGKGDESRVEDITFESLKQCEYLKFVLNEALRMYPSVPLNFRVSTKDTVLPNGGGKDGTKPVFVGKGTTVAYTVYCTHRDEKYYGKDANVFRPERWATLNKLGWAYLPFNGGPRICLGQQFALTEASYVIVRLLQNFPNLVSKDDRPYPPAKSMHLTMCHQDGIFVELS